From Haloglomus litoreum, the proteins below share one genomic window:
- a CDS encoding DUF7109 family protein: MTDHSDDGSDDPDDPERLDLSLDEVAGIVDLFGGLTRAELTEALEELAFRRGVEPPPDDRVDQVVRAYSLVEYPREDDDGVDGDAADPLLVPGPSAFPTLPDGAADLPHILDIESRAVDRERLGRAVEERFRGDVARAVADEDEVLVGRLLDVSYDLETWGPVELGDLRERLDAARE; encoded by the coding sequence ATGACCGACCACAGCGACGACGGCAGCGACGACCCGGACGACCCCGAGCGCCTCGACCTCTCGCTGGACGAGGTCGCGGGCATCGTCGACCTGTTCGGGGGGCTCACGCGGGCGGAGCTGACCGAGGCCCTGGAGGAGCTCGCCTTCCGGCGCGGGGTCGAGCCGCCGCCCGACGACCGGGTCGACCAGGTCGTCCGCGCGTACTCGCTGGTGGAATACCCGCGAGAAGACGACGACGGCGTCGACGGGGACGCGGCCGACCCGCTCCTCGTCCCCGGACCCTCGGCGTTCCCGACGCTCCCGGACGGCGCCGCCGACCTGCCTCACATCCTCGACATCGAGTCGCGAGCGGTCGACCGCGAGCGGCTGGGTCGGGCCGTCGAGGAGCGGTTCCGCGGCGACGTGGCCCGCGCGGTCGCGGACGAGGACGAGGTGCTGGTCGGGCGGCTGCTGGACGTGAGCTACGACCTCGAGACGTGGGGGCCGGTCGAACTGGGCGACCTGCGCGAGCGGCTGGACGCCGCCAGGGAGTAA
- a CDS encoding site-2 protease family protein: protein MRSFTIGRIWDIPIRINISLLVFLPILAWLIGSGGQVALYAGYIESLTGVALDVGVLRAGNTPWLIGTLAAVGLFVSVTLHELGHSYVARRYGIQIESITLWILGGMAALSEVPREWDREFWIAIAGPATSVLVGAVCYGILLATPESLPIVRFVVGYLAIINIILVVFNLLPAFPMDGGRILRALLARNRPYASATRIAGRVGVLFAILFAVVGVIGFNPILLLLALFIYGAATTESRTTIIDDLLEGVTVGDVMTTGTAHVDADETVAGLIDRMIRERRTVYPVRGESGETVGLVALADLKSVKRADREALRVADVAHDAPRIDATADAFDTLAHLGGGGPALVVRDGAVVGTLSQEDYSHALSFQKEFRTGVLG from the coding sequence GTGCGAAGTTTCACCATCGGCCGGATCTGGGACATCCCAATCCGGATCAACATCTCGCTGCTGGTCTTCCTCCCCATCCTCGCGTGGCTCATCGGGAGCGGCGGCCAGGTCGCACTGTACGCAGGCTACATCGAGAGCCTCACCGGCGTCGCGCTCGACGTCGGCGTCCTGCGGGCCGGGAACACACCCTGGCTCATCGGCACGCTCGCGGCGGTCGGCCTGTTCGTCAGCGTCACGCTCCACGAACTCGGCCACTCCTACGTCGCGCGTCGCTACGGCATCCAGATCGAGTCCATCACGCTGTGGATCCTCGGCGGGATGGCCGCGCTCAGCGAGGTCCCCCGCGAGTGGGACCGCGAGTTCTGGATCGCCATCGCCGGCCCGGCGACGAGCGTGCTGGTCGGTGCGGTCTGCTACGGTATCCTCCTCGCCACGCCCGAATCGCTCCCCATCGTCCGGTTCGTCGTCGGCTACCTCGCTATCATCAACATCATCCTCGTCGTGTTCAATCTGCTTCCCGCGTTCCCGATGGACGGCGGGCGCATCCTGCGGGCGCTGCTGGCCCGGAACCGCCCGTACGCCAGCGCGACCCGCATCGCCGGGCGCGTCGGCGTGCTGTTCGCCATCCTCTTCGCCGTCGTCGGCGTCATCGGGTTCAACCCCATCCTCCTGTTGCTGGCGCTGTTCATCTACGGCGCGGCCACGACCGAGTCCCGGACCACCATCATCGACGACCTGCTGGAGGGCGTCACGGTCGGCGACGTGATGACCACCGGGACCGCCCACGTCGACGCGGACGAGACTGTCGCGGGCCTCATCGACCGGATGATCCGCGAGCGCCGCACCGTCTACCCCGTCCGGGGCGAGTCGGGCGAGACGGTCGGCCTGGTGGCGCTGGCCGACCTGAAGTCGGTCAAGCGGGCTGACCGCGAGGCCCTCCGGGTCGCCGATGTGGCCCACGACGCCCCCCGCATCGACGCGACCGCCGACGCGTTCGACACCCTCGCCCACCTCGGCGGGGGCGGCCCGGCGCTCGTCGTCCGCGACGGCGCCGTCGTCGGAACGCTCTCACAGGAGGACTACTCGCACGCGCTGTCGTTCCAGAAGGAGTTCCGGACCGGCGTCCTCGGCTGA
- a CDS encoding COG1361 S-layer family protein, producing the protein MTRRWLAVVLVVLLVLPGPALAFVQGEPRLRVGLDDDTVHAGEETTLPVTVANGADLKFASQSNPALNAEVTTARAVEVTLEDGGPVRVETGTRLLGSLPDGASATLPFAVSVRDDARPGVYEVPVELRYAYTASISDSGAADRRTETVTRTLRVRVEESARFQVLGVESAVHPGAAGRVSVLLENVGSATARDAQFSLSSPDPALSMGATGAATRYDARWAPGETRWLNYTVVAAADARAQPYTLELAPSYRDATGATVTQRSLLVGITPSTGGLLSVADVRSSVVAGGAGAVTVALRNDGDQTLRDASVRLSSSGGLAVDGGPAAERFVGRWAPGETRTFTYDLAAGEGAGGSYPLAAAVTYTDGEGATLTSRPTTIAVTVPARSDFAVVSVGTDATAPGSGTVTLTLRNDAGRTVSDASVSLATTASGLAVDGGPTAERFVGRWAPGETRTLTYDLAAGAATTGGTYTLTTGATYTLDGASVTTRPVPVGVSLTEPLAFGLADLGGDLYVGERGTVRGTVVNEGDRTARDAVVLVEPRSPGVSVPGGAVSLGDLGPGESATFDLETDVAPTATAGSRPFALTVEYGTDDGTRLTSDPLTFRRSVAPDREPLAVEPVNATFAPDSSGALVVRVTNTGDTAREEVRLQITPGPPFTSVAPSAYVERLAPGETAEVAFELSVDEDAVPSSHAVALNVSSEPADGGRAAVDSYQLPVTVAPESAGPVDTPSAIAAVLLGIAVVAGAAYWWFRVR; encoded by the coding sequence ATGACCCGCCGCTGGCTCGCGGTCGTACTCGTCGTCCTCCTCGTGCTGCCCGGCCCGGCGCTGGCGTTCGTACAGGGTGAGCCCCGGCTCCGTGTCGGCCTCGACGACGACACCGTCCACGCGGGCGAGGAGACGACCCTCCCGGTGACCGTCGCGAACGGCGCCGACCTGAAGTTCGCCTCGCAGTCGAACCCGGCGCTGAACGCCGAGGTGACGACGGCCCGAGCCGTCGAGGTGACCCTCGAGGACGGCGGCCCCGTCCGCGTCGAGACCGGCACCCGGCTGCTCGGGAGCCTCCCCGACGGCGCGAGCGCCACCCTCCCGTTCGCGGTGTCGGTCCGTGACGACGCGCGTCCGGGCGTCTACGAGGTACCCGTCGAACTCCGTTACGCGTACACCGCGTCCATCTCCGACAGCGGGGCCGCCGACCGGCGGACGGAGACGGTGACCCGGACGCTCCGGGTCCGCGTCGAGGAGTCGGCGCGGTTCCAGGTCCTCGGCGTCGAGTCGGCGGTCCACCCCGGAGCGGCCGGACGGGTCAGCGTCCTGCTGGAGAACGTCGGCAGTGCGACCGCACGCGACGCGCAGTTCTCCCTCTCCTCGCCGGACCCGGCGCTCTCGATGGGTGCGACCGGCGCGGCCACCCGGTACGACGCCCGCTGGGCGCCCGGCGAGACCCGATGGCTGAACTACACCGTCGTCGCCGCCGCGGACGCCCGCGCACAGCCGTACACCCTCGAACTGGCACCCAGCTACCGCGACGCGACGGGTGCGACCGTCACCCAGCGGTCCCTCCTCGTCGGCATCACGCCGTCGACGGGCGGCCTGCTCTCGGTCGCCGATGTCCGGAGCAGCGTCGTCGCGGGCGGTGCCGGCGCCGTCACGGTGGCGCTCCGGAACGACGGCGACCAGACGCTCCGTGACGCCAGCGTCCGGCTCTCGTCGTCGGGTGGCCTCGCGGTCGACGGCGGACCGGCCGCCGAGCGGTTCGTGGGTCGGTGGGCACCGGGCGAGACGCGGACGTTCACGTACGACCTCGCCGCCGGCGAGGGGGCGGGTGGGAGCTACCCGCTCGCCGCCGCGGTGACCTACACCGACGGCGAGGGGGCGACCCTGACCAGTCGGCCGACGACCATCGCGGTCACGGTGCCCGCGCGGTCGGACTTTGCGGTCGTCTCGGTCGGCACCGACGCGACGGCTCCCGGGTCCGGCACGGTCACGCTGACGCTCCGGAACGACGCTGGACGGACGGTCTCGGACGCGTCCGTCTCGCTCGCCACCACCGCGTCCGGCCTCGCGGTCGACGGCGGGCCGACCGCCGAGCGGTTCGTTGGCCGGTGGGCGCCGGGCGAGACCCGCACGCTCACCTACGACCTCGCCGCCGGCGCGGCGACGACCGGCGGCACCTACACCCTCACGACGGGCGCCACGTACACGCTCGATGGGGCCAGCGTCACAACGCGACCGGTCCCCGTGGGGGTATCGCTGACCGAGCCGCTCGCGTTCGGCCTCGCGGACCTCGGCGGCGACCTCTACGTCGGCGAGCGCGGCACCGTCCGCGGGACGGTCGTCAACGAGGGTGACCGGACCGCCCGCGACGCCGTGGTCCTGGTCGAGCCCCGGTCGCCGGGCGTCTCGGTCCCCGGCGGCGCCGTGAGCCTCGGCGACCTCGGGCCGGGCGAGTCGGCCACGTTCGACCTCGAGACGGACGTGGCGCCGACGGCGACCGCCGGCAGCCGCCCGTTCGCGCTCACCGTCGAGTACGGGACCGACGACGGCACGCGCCTGACGAGCGACCCACTCACCTTCCGCCGGTCGGTCGCGCCGGACCGCGAGCCGCTGGCCGTCGAGCCGGTGAACGCGACGTTCGCGCCCGACAGCTCCGGCGCGCTGGTCGTCCGCGTGACCAACACCGGCGACACCGCTCGCGAGGAGGTCCGCCTGCAGATCACGCCCGGGCCGCCGTTCACGAGCGTCGCGCCGTCGGCGTACGTCGAGCGGCTCGCCCCCGGCGAGACCGCCGAGGTGGCGTTCGAACTCTCCGTCGACGAGGACGCCGTCCCGAGCAGCCACGCCGTGGCGCTGAACGTCTCCAGCGAACCCGCCGACGGCGGCCGTGCGGCGGTCGACAGCTACCAGCTCCCCGTCACCGTCGCGCCCGAGTCCGCCGGGCCCGTGGACACGCCCTCGGCCATCGCCGCCGTGCTGCTGGGCATCGCCGTCGTCGCGGGCGCCGCGTACTGGTGGTTCCGGGTTCGCTGA
- a CDS encoding GMC family oxidoreductase N-terminal domain-containing protein: MSNPHKDPDVIIIGAGADGPAAAWALADKHGLDVLMIEAGPFHGNTEWPAPHADEGGTVSTDPDDLDGKLLDSQYSHLENGANDPTAGYLRVGPPDHTRAPWFRNLHQNAFIWQVSAVGGTSTHYFGNHPRGYPTAFNDQPHWGDIDYEDLVPYYQENEENTSTQQAPMTGKEEVFIQGASDFDARDGEYPLIETKNVTETGWRPQANSVEVPGRETSTGEPLDAEYEGTFDYDDGFRGDTLAADHFQGSSTPVNAPVRDKARKSSNVGYVPRALDTNEDPEKGNVAIRPNTFVTNINADSSPTGDLEATGVDIRDTWSGTSETIEADTVVLAAGCIESPRLWLNSGLPNTDGWVGKGLTTHWFDWVVGVYDDDTVDEATQVTEAGHMDPFIGQNSAVRFDKPGVGGLEDIGMSPGLVSYADYLFTEAGYSFDTPVAEGEPWDTRGYVVGQELKERMSNYRNTKALLVLTDDRPRKENGVSLDDTFSDEHGPVPKVRYQPGPGDDERRDELARIAANIHRNAGAEHVHRSEWPPLLLHMQSSMRIGKVLDHGAEAKDVQRLFVADHSALANGVGGPNPTNSGQALALRTADVIAQRYFDYNEDRGFL, encoded by the coding sequence GTGAGCAACCCGCACAAGGACCCCGACGTCATCATCATCGGGGCGGGCGCCGACGGCCCCGCGGCGGCGTGGGCGCTCGCCGACAAGCACGGGCTGGACGTGCTGATGATCGAGGCCGGGCCGTTCCACGGGAACACGGAGTGGCCCGCGCCCCACGCCGACGAGGGCGGCACCGTCAGCACGGACCCGGACGACCTGGACGGGAAGCTGCTCGACTCGCAGTACTCCCACCTGGAGAACGGCGCGAACGACCCGACCGCGGGCTACCTGCGCGTCGGCCCGCCGGACCACACCCGCGCACCGTGGTTCCGCAACCTCCACCAGAACGCGTTCATCTGGCAGGTCTCGGCCGTCGGCGGCACCTCGACGCACTACTTCGGCAACCACCCACGGGGCTACCCGACCGCGTTCAACGACCAGCCCCACTGGGGTGACATCGACTACGAGGACCTGGTGCCGTACTACCAGGAGAACGAGGAGAACACCTCCACCCAGCAGGCCCCGATGACCGGCAAGGAGGAGGTGTTCATCCAGGGAGCCAGCGACTTCGACGCCCGGGACGGCGAGTACCCGCTCATCGAGACGAAGAACGTCACGGAGACGGGCTGGCGGCCCCAGGCGAACTCCGTCGAGGTGCCTGGGCGCGAGACCTCGACCGGCGAGCCCCTCGACGCGGAGTACGAGGGTACCTTCGACTACGACGACGGCTTCCGCGGCGACACGCTCGCGGCCGACCACTTCCAGGGCTCCTCGACGCCGGTCAACGCGCCGGTGCGCGACAAGGCCCGCAAGTCCAGCAACGTCGGCTACGTCCCGCGGGCGCTGGACACGAACGAGGACCCCGAGAAGGGCAACGTCGCCATCCGGCCCAACACGTTCGTCACGAACATCAACGCCGACAGCAGCCCCACCGGCGACCTGGAGGCGACCGGCGTCGACATCCGCGACACCTGGTCGGGCACCAGCGAGACCATCGAGGCCGACACGGTTGTCCTCGCGGCGGGCTGTATCGAGTCGCCCCGGCTCTGGCTCAACTCCGGCCTCCCCAACACGGACGGCTGGGTCGGCAAGGGGCTCACCACCCACTGGTTCGACTGGGTCGTCGGCGTCTACGACGACGATACGGTCGACGAGGCCACACAGGTGACCGAGGCCGGACACATGGACCCCTTCATCGGGCAGAACTCCGCGGTCCGGTTCGACAAGCCCGGCGTCGGCGGCCTGGAGGACATCGGCATGTCCCCCGGGCTGGTCTCGTACGCCGACTACCTGTTCACGGAGGCCGGCTACTCCTTCGACACGCCGGTCGCCGAGGGCGAGCCCTGGGACACGCGGGGCTACGTGGTCGGCCAGGAGCTCAAGGAGCGGATGTCGAACTACCGGAACACCAAGGCGCTGCTCGTCCTGACGGACGACCGCCCGCGCAAGGAGAACGGCGTCTCGCTGGACGACACCTTCTCCGACGAGCACGGGCCCGTCCCGAAGGTCCGGTACCAGCCCGGCCCCGGCGACGACGAGCGGCGTGACGAGCTGGCCCGCATCGCGGCCAACATCCACCGGAACGCCGGCGCCGAGCACGTCCACCGCTCGGAGTGGCCGCCCCTGCTGCTCCACATGCAGTCCTCGATGCGCATCGGGAAGGTGCTCGACCACGGCGCCGAGGCCAAGGACGTCCAGCGCCTGTTCGTCGCGGACCACTCCGCGCTCGCGAACGGCGTCGGCGGCCCGAACCCGACCAACTCGGGCCAGGCGCTCGCGCTCCGTACGGCCGACGTGATCGCCCAGCGCTACTTCGACTACAACGAGGACCGCGGGTTCCTCTAG
- a CDS encoding glycosyl transferase family 2 encodes MEYVQERVTTLHDFTDPVPDAPVDEAAVVVPMTEREHASLAAERVMTALEDVAPDRVVIALRAEAERVPAVRDWLDSFDLTVETLWCDGPRLQELLASEGLNGRRGKGRDVWLALGRAAESDLVAVHDADASTYSRAHVPRLLFPLAHGFRFSKGYYARVENRRLYGRLFRLFYAPLVRALEDAHDAAILDYLGAFRYALAGEFAATSDVIRSLHVQRGWGLEVGTLGDAFHAAGLDGSAQVDLGLHEHDHRAVSGPAGLSTMADEVGAALLRAVEGGGVAPDYGTLPARYRDAADALVDAYATDAAFNGLEFDRAGEREQVESYADSITPPGEDTRLPPWNEAPVTADEVREAVRADIDAAAEEHA; translated from the coding sequence ATGGAGTACGTCCAGGAGCGGGTGACGACGCTCCACGACTTCACGGACCCCGTCCCCGACGCGCCCGTCGACGAGGCCGCGGTGGTCGTGCCGATGACGGAACGCGAACACGCGAGTCTGGCGGCCGAGCGCGTCATGACGGCGCTGGAGGACGTGGCGCCCGACCGGGTCGTCATCGCCCTTCGTGCGGAGGCGGAGCGTGTCCCGGCGGTGCGGGACTGGCTGGACTCGTTCGACCTCACCGTCGAGACGCTCTGGTGCGACGGCCCCCGACTGCAGGAGCTGCTGGCGAGCGAGGGGCTGAACGGGCGGCGCGGGAAGGGCCGTGACGTGTGGCTGGCGCTGGGCCGGGCCGCCGAGTCCGACCTCGTGGCGGTCCACGACGCCGACGCCTCCACCTACAGCCGGGCGCACGTCCCGCGACTGCTGTTCCCGCTCGCCCACGGCTTCCGGTTCTCGAAGGGGTACTACGCCCGCGTGGAGAACCGGCGGCTGTACGGCCGGCTGTTCCGGCTGTTCTACGCGCCGCTCGTCCGGGCGCTTGAGGACGCCCACGACGCCGCCATCCTCGACTACCTCGGCGCGTTCCGGTACGCGCTGGCGGGCGAGTTCGCCGCAACGAGCGACGTGATTCGCTCGCTCCACGTCCAGCGCGGCTGGGGCCTCGAAGTGGGAACGCTCGGCGACGCGTTCCACGCCGCCGGCCTCGACGGGAGCGCGCAGGTCGACCTCGGCCTGCACGAGCACGACCACCGCGCGGTGTCAGGGCCGGCAGGGCTGTCGACGATGGCCGACGAGGTGGGTGCGGCACTGCTGCGGGCAGTCGAGGGCGGCGGCGTGGCGCCAGACTACGGGACGCTGCCCGCGCGCTACCGCGACGCCGCGGACGCGCTCGTGGACGCCTACGCCACCGACGCCGCGTTCAACGGGCTGGAGTTCGACCGCGCGGGCGAGCGCGAGCAGGTCGAGTCGTACGCCGACAGCATCACCCCGCCCGGCGAGGACACCCGGCTGCCACCCTGGAACGAGGCACCGGTGACGGCCGACGAGGTGCGCGAGGCCGTCCGGGCCGACATCGACGCCGCCGCGGAGGAGCACGCATGA
- a CDS encoding IclR family transcriptional regulator, which produces MDEADDHPVGAVKVTHDVIELLVERGPTGVTAVAEALDIPKSTAYDHLRTLAGVGYAVNEDGVYRVSTRLFHAGRRARDDHELYVHGRNEVLSLDRNTAEGRHVQLVVAEHGRGAILFATRWRRERRSAQPVRAYPMQVRLHSNAPGKAILAELPEERADEVLAEGLPASTDRTVTDERDLRSELGAVRSQGYATDDEELIRGMRGIAAPIVTDRGVRGAVAVYGSVDRMPADPVADLAEPVKGAARTIEANIIFGGD; this is translated from the coding sequence ATGGACGAGGCCGACGACCACCCGGTCGGGGCGGTGAAGGTGACTCACGACGTCATCGAGCTGCTCGTCGAGCGGGGACCGACCGGGGTCACCGCGGTCGCCGAGGCGCTGGACATCCCGAAGAGCACCGCGTACGACCACCTCCGGACCCTGGCGGGCGTCGGCTACGCCGTCAACGAGGACGGCGTCTACCGGGTCAGTACCCGGCTGTTCCACGCGGGCCGCCGGGCCCGCGACGACCACGAACTGTACGTCCACGGCCGGAACGAGGTCCTCTCGCTCGACCGGAACACCGCCGAGGGCCGCCACGTCCAGCTGGTCGTCGCCGAACACGGCCGGGGGGCCATCCTGTTCGCCACCCGCTGGCGGCGCGAGCGCCGCTCGGCACAGCCGGTGCGGGCCTACCCGATGCAGGTCCGGCTCCACTCCAACGCGCCGGGGAAGGCGATCCTGGCCGAACTCCCGGAGGAACGGGCCGACGAGGTGCTCGCCGAGGGGCTTCCCGCCAGCACCGACCGGACCGTCACCGACGAACGGGACCTCCGGTCGGAACTGGGGGCGGTCCGCTCGCAGGGCTACGCGACCGACGACGAGGAGCTGATCCGGGGGATGCGTGGTATCGCGGCGCCCATCGTCACCGACCGGGGCGTCCGGGGGGCCGTGGCGGTGTACGGCTCCGTCGACCGGATGCCGGCCGACCCGGTGGCCGACCTCGCGGAGCCGGTGAAGGGCGCTGCACGGACCATCGAGGCCAACATCATCTTCGGCGGGGACTGA
- a CDS encoding class I adenylate-forming enzyme family protein produces the protein MNFANRVDRAARDVPDRRAVADPGSSLTFRDLSRASDRVASALDSLGVEAGDRVAIAAPNGVAFVACHLGILKRGALSVPLNQRFDERQAEYVLSDADAELVLTAGGDATVGAGTWPVHSYDDLLERGDPRHETVPRKAADEAELLYTSGTTGAPKGVFHTHGNVAANARALIHYKEWSRDDVALTVCPCFHVTGLNVTTTPFVELEATNHLLPEWDPEAALTAIEQYDVTYTFLIPTMVLDLLEADTDAYDLSSLDTVGVGGSPMPAERVDEVEAALGCALLQGYGLTETTPLAAFTRPCEAGEKPGSVGRPASEVVDLRVEDPDTGDPVAQGERGELLWAGDTVTPRYTRDQLTADRFVRRPADPTTTDDAAPDATTVGDGGTGTHRRWLRSGDIGWVDEDGFLHVVDRLADMFTTGCGDVHPREIESVIYGLDAVESVAVVDSRDDVRGTTVTAVVRTRAGADLDGTTVVRACERELADHEVPDRVEFVDELPTTATGKVDRRRLRELVR, from the coding sequence ATGAACTTCGCCAACCGCGTCGACCGCGCGGCCCGGGACGTCCCCGACCGGCGGGCGGTGGCGGACCCCGGGTCGTCGCTGACGTTCCGCGACCTGTCGCGTGCGAGCGACCGCGTCGCGAGCGCGCTCGACTCGCTCGGGGTCGAAGCCGGCGACCGGGTGGCCATCGCCGCGCCGAACGGGGTCGCCTTCGTCGCGTGCCACCTCGGCATCCTCAAGCGCGGGGCGCTGTCGGTCCCGCTCAACCAGCGCTTCGACGAGCGGCAGGCCGAGTACGTCCTCTCGGACGCGGACGCCGAACTCGTCCTCACGGCCGGCGGCGACGCGACCGTCGGGGCAGGGACCTGGCCCGTCCACAGCTACGACGACCTCCTGGAGCGGGGGGACCCGAGACACGAGACGGTACCGCGGAAGGCCGCCGACGAGGCCGAGTTGCTCTACACCAGCGGCACCACGGGCGCGCCGAAGGGCGTCTTCCACACGCACGGGAACGTCGCGGCCAACGCCCGAGCGCTGATCCACTACAAGGAGTGGAGCCGCGACGATGTCGCGCTGACCGTCTGTCCCTGCTTCCACGTCACCGGGCTCAACGTCACCACGACGCCGTTCGTCGAACTGGAGGCGACCAACCACCTCCTCCCGGAGTGGGACCCCGAGGCCGCACTCACCGCCATCGAGCAGTACGATGTCACCTACACCTTCCTCATCCCGACGATGGTGCTGGACCTGCTGGAGGCCGACACCGACGCGTACGACCTCTCGAGCCTCGACACCGTGGGCGTCGGCGGCTCGCCGATGCCCGCAGAGCGGGTCGACGAGGTCGAGGCGGCGCTGGGCTGTGCGCTGTTGCAGGGGTACGGGCTGACGGAGACGACGCCGCTGGCCGCGTTCACCCGGCCCTGCGAGGCCGGGGAGAAACCGGGGAGCGTCGGCCGGCCCGCCAGCGAGGTGGTCGACCTCCGGGTCGAGGACCCGGACACCGGCGACCCAGTCGCGCAGGGCGAGCGCGGCGAGCTCCTGTGGGCCGGCGACACGGTGACGCCGCGCTACACCCGCGACCAGCTCACCGCCGACCGGTTCGTCCGCCGACCCGCGGACCCGACCACGACGGACGACGCGGCCCCCGACGCGACCACGGTCGGCGACGGCGGGACCGGGACCCACCGTCGCTGGCTCCGGTCCGGGGACATCGGCTGGGTCGACGAGGACGGCTTCCTCCACGTCGTCGACCGGCTCGCGGATATGTTCACGACCGGCTGCGGCGACGTCCACCCGCGCGAGATCGAGTCGGTCATCTACGGGCTCGACGCCGTCGAGTCGGTGGCCGTCGTCGACAGCCGTGACGACGTCCGCGGGACGACCGTCACCGCGGTCGTCCGAACACGTGCCGGAGCCGACCTCGACGGCACGACCGTCGTCCGGGCCTGCGAGCGCGAACTCGCCGACCACGAGGTCCCCGACCGCGTCGAGTTCGTCGACGAACTCCCGACCACCGCCACCGGCAAGGTCGACCGGCGGCGGCTCCGCGAACTGGTCCGGTGA
- a CDS encoding MaoC family dehydratase, protein MAEDTDAADDHERRLVEGWQGRFYEDFQVGDVYKHPYGRTVTETDNVWFTNLTMNVNPMHFNEAYAAETEFGERLVNGTYVFSLAVGMSVIDVSANATANLGYDNVRHHAPVYHGDTIFAESEVLSKRELDSREHSGIVTTELRAFNQDDELVLSLERTPMVLKRAFAEPSAAAPTGWPDGIGFQPGDE, encoded by the coding sequence ATGGCCGAGGACACCGACGCCGCGGACGACCACGAGCGCCGTCTCGTCGAGGGGTGGCAGGGCCGCTTCTACGAGGACTTCCAGGTCGGCGATGTCTACAAGCACCCGTACGGGCGGACCGTGACCGAGACGGACAACGTCTGGTTCACCAACCTGACGATGAACGTCAACCCGATGCACTTCAACGAGGCGTACGCCGCCGAGACGGAGTTCGGCGAGCGCCTCGTGAACGGGACCTACGTCTTCTCGCTCGCGGTCGGGATGAGCGTCATCGACGTGAGCGCCAATGCGACCGCGAACCTCGGGTACGACAACGTTCGCCACCACGCGCCGGTCTACCACGGCGACACCATCTTCGCCGAGAGCGAGGTGCTGTCGAAACGGGAACTCGACTCGCGCGAGCACTCCGGCATCGTCACCACCGAGTTGCGGGCGTTCAACCAGGACGACGAACTGGTGCTGTCGCTCGAACGGACGCCGATGGTGCTCAAACGCGCGTTCGCGGAGCCGAGCGCGGCGGCACCGACGGGGTGGCCCGACGGTATCGGCTTCCAGCCCGGAGACGAGTAG
- a CDS encoding type IV pilin, whose amino-acid sequence MASSDTAVGGGASAGRVDGRGQSEVIGVILTVAIVVVLAAVVGQYVFGLDIIQAGEQNVGPQISFDTTVESGSGDLIIEHQSGNSAETSELSIIGSDGTIVSKGDSSFWTNENVGEEWTASESITIPSSELVPGETIRIIWESSTTGDSTVVMKYEYTP is encoded by the coding sequence ATGGCATCTAGTGATACGGCGGTCGGTGGCGGCGCGTCGGCCGGGAGGGTGGACGGGCGCGGACAGTCCGAGGTCATCGGCGTCATCCTGACGGTCGCCATCGTGGTCGTCCTGGCCGCAGTGGTCGGTCAGTACGTGTTCGGCCTCGATATCATCCAGGCCGGCGAGCAGAACGTCGGTCCGCAGATCAGCTTCGACACGACGGTGGAGAGTGGCAGCGGCGACCTGATCATCGAGCATCAGAGCGGGAACAGTGCTGAGACCAGTGAGCTCTCCATAATCGGATCGGATGGAACTATCGTCTCGAAAGGGGACAGTTCGTTCTGGACGAACGAGAACGTCGGTGAAGAGTGGACCGCCAGCGAATCAATCACAATCCCCAGCTCGGAGCTGGTACCGGGCGAGACCATCCGCATCATCTGGGAGTCCTCGACGACTGGTGACAGCACCGTCGTCATGAAATACGAGTACACGCCCTGA